GGCGTTAGTGCCATGTCAGTAAATCAAAAAAATTTAGATATCTTAAATACCTGCCACCGCATTTATAAGCAGCAACAAAGCGGTCAAGCGATCGCCGAAGCTCGTCAACAAGTTCTCAGAATCATCAAAAGGAAAGCAGCTGAGAGTTTTGTTAATGGCAAGACATTTATAAACTCTCTTTTAGCAGTACCACCTGATACAACTACTTTGGTTACTCACCAGGAGCGAGTAACAGGGTTTTTCAACTCAAGCGGGGAAGTGCCACCTCAATTAATGGCTCAACTCGGACTGAGTGGTAGTCTAGACCTACGTTCGGCTCACACCGCACTAATTAAAACTGCCCTGACTAATGACAATCCTTATCTTTTCTTAACTGGCAATCCTGGCATTGGTAAAACCACAACCATTGTAGAATTTCTCAAACAGCATCTCGACGATGGCTTTTTGTTCTTCTATGTCAGTCCCAGAAAAAACGTTAACAAGGACGTAATTGAGAAGTTTAAGAGTCAACCGGGAGAATCATTGGGCGGGAGCATTGCAGCACCATTGGAGAATCACGGACTGTTTTGCATCAATACCAATGCAGACATTATTCAAGCTAATGGTGGACACTGTACTGTGCAGTATTTCTCTGATTTACGAGAAGGGGACTTTACAGAACAAGCTGTTCATTTTATCGATGGTCAGGCTCTTATTGAGCGCAGTCTCTCTACTTCTCAAAGACTCCAGCGCAAAATGGAGGATTTAATTCAGGATGCTGGTGAGCAAACTAAAGGAGTTTTAGATAGCATTTGTGAAGCTATTTACACAATTATAGACCGTCAACTTTCCAATAATATAGTGGCAACAATTTCGCTGCAATCTTTGAAAAAAACGGGTAACGGTCAAGACACTCTCCGCCATTTTGAGAAGATATTTAGGAACGCCTATAACCAAAGTGAAGGTTCAGTCATTCCTGACCAGATGAAGAAAATCTCTCAACGCATTAAACATATATTTATCATGGTTGATGAGATTACAGGAGACCATAGCGGTGTAGAATTCTTAAACCGCATCAGTTCTATCCTTCGCCAATATGAGCTGACTAATTCCCAATATGGCTTTAATACCAAAATTATTGTAGCTGATGCTTCTATTGTTGACCCAGATGTCATTCAACAGCATCTTTCTACTACAGTTTCAGAACCAGACAAAATCTTTTATCGGCGAGCTTCAGATAACGACTCCCCCCTTTCAGTACAAACTTTCAAGTTTAAAGGTTTAGGCGCAACTGTCATCAATTCTAACTCTTACCCCGCTCGTAGTTTAAACATTACTTACAAAGTATTTATAGACTCTTTTAAATTTAGCAATTCAGCTTTTTTAGAGAAAAACAATAGCTTAGTTAACCGTGTACAAGCAGAGATTGCTGAGGATATTAATTCTTTCTTGGATAACCCAGAAGCTGGACAGTTAATTGTATATATCCAGGATAAGCAGAGATTAAAAGAATTGACCGAATATCTAAAAAAACATCGACGTAATTTTCAGTTATTTACGGACTACTTAGAAATTCACGCTAATATTTCAGAGCAGGAAAAGGAAGAAATCCAAAAATGTAATACTGAGGTAAAAGTGGTCTTTATGACCGCCTCAGCTAGTCGAGGGTTATCATTTCCTAAAGCTAAACATATTCTGGTTGATATCCCTCGCTTTGCCATTGAGCAAAACTTAATGGAAATTATTCAGGTAATTTACCGGGGTCGCGGTAACTACCTTGAAGATGGAATTACCAAAACCTTAGATAATGAGGAGAAAGATTTAATTCTTTACTTATCAGAGCGGGCTGTATATTACGCTGATGACCCGGAGCTTTCTTTACAAGAAAGTGTGCTGAGTCTTGTGAATATTCTATTAATTTTCAAGACATCTGTCATGACAAGAATTTCTGGGTCTGGGCAGATAGGTAAAGACCATTTTATGATGATTCCTATTGGGGGAAAGTCGGTATTTGCAGCAGGTGAAACATTTACGGGTAAGATATCTGGTTTAATCAAAGAACTGAAAAAAGAGCATATTCGTCGTCGGAGTGACAAGCTCTTGAAAGAGGTTTATACGAGTCTAGAGCAACTGTTAGGTCGTGTAAAGATTATCTTGAGCGATTTAGATAATTCCCCGCCGACACAAACCCTTTCTTATCTGTCAATGCGAGAGTCCTTTGCAGACCAGTTTGTGAAGTTGGTAAGTAGTGGTTTGGATCAGCTATTAAGCTTTGGCCCTGTAGAAGCCAGCCACATTAGTGGCAGTATGCTAGTAGTTTCTTTAGCTAATAAAGCACTTCAAGAAAACTATGAAATGCGTCTAGAGCAAGAACTCAAACCTTATGCCAATAATGAACTTTTAAAAAAGTTATATTCTATTAATTCTAATCAAGCCTATCCAGAAAATTTGCGTTCAGCAAGTTTTGGAGCAATTGAGCTAGTTAATTTACTTGGAAAACAAATGAGGCGGACACAGTGGTTTGAGCAAAATAGTCAGCGTTTTGACCAGTATTATGCAATTCCACTATTTATATTTACCAGTAATGAAGCGATTAAAGACTATTTTTCCAGGGGTGTAGAGGAGCCAGATGGAGAATCATTCCGAGATATTTTAGCTGAATATATCCGTTGTATGTTTCCTGTAGACAACATTTTGCCCATTGGCTCTCAGTACGGGGAATTTCCATTTGTTGTCTTTAGAAGCTATAGTTTAGGCGAAATTAGGCACAAGTTATTCACAGATAAGCAGCTTTTGACTTCCAATGAGTTGAATATATTAAACTTGATTCTTTCTCAAGAAGACTAAGTGTAACGACCTGCAATACTAATCGCTCAAACCTGCAATCAAGACATTTTCAAACCAGGATTAACTGCAACTATAATTACGCTTCAGCCAGGATTAATTGCAACTGAACCAGGATTAAATGCAACCAACCTGCAATCATCGGTTTCAACCAGGATTATTTGCAACTAACCGAAAGTCCAGTCAAACTGTAGTTTGACGGTTTTCTCAAAAAACGCCCTAATTTACAAACACGCATTATTTAAATTTCAGCCAGGATTATCTGCAACTATAAAGGTAAAGAAAACGGTCGTTTTTTTAACCGTTATTACCACCCAGATTGCAAATCAGAAACGGAATCAAGTTTAGTAACGAAACTCGGTAATTATATCAAAGGCAACATACGCTGTTAAGTAACGAGTATATGTACTTGTTGAGGTTCAAAGTATGTTGATAGGCTATGCCCGAATTTCAACAGATGACCAAAATCTGAACCTGCAAATGGATGCTTTGCAGTTTGCTGGTTGCGAGAAAATTTACTCCGACCGTATAAGCGGTGCAAAAGCAGCAAGACCTGGACTAACTCTAGCATTGGAGGTAGCACGAACTGGTGATGTTTTGGTGGTATGGCGGCTCGACCGCTTGGGAAGGTCGCTCAAAGACCTGATTGAAACGATGGAAACTTTAGGCCAGCGAGGAATTGGGCTTTCTAGTTTACAAGAATCCATTACTACCACAAACAGCAGTGGTAGGTTGATTTTCCATTTATTTGGCGCATTGGCGGAATTTGAACGCAACCTAATCCGCGAACGCACAACTGCTGGACTAATCGCAGCGCGTAAGCGCGGTCACAAGGGAGGAAGACCAAAAGCCCTTGACCCAGCTAAACGTCAATTAGCAGTAAAGCTTTATACCGAAAAACAACACACCATTATTGAAATATGTAAGTTGATGGGAATTTCCAAACCAACGCTCTACAACTACATTGCAGAGATAAATACCTAACATGGTACATAAGCAAATCCCGACAGAGGCGCTCATCAATTTACGCCACCGCCTCGACGGTTTGCCTAGTCGTTGCCAAGAGCGTCGAATTCTCATTGAAGAAACAGCCGCACTGTATGGAGTGTCAACTGATACGTTATATCGGGCGTTGCGTAATTCATCACGTCCAAAATCTATAAACCGCTCAGATAGCGGGACACCCAGAAAGCTTTCACTCTCAGAAATGGAACGTTACTGCGAGGTCATCGCGGCGATGAAAATCCGTACCAGTAACAAAAAAGGGCGACATGTCTCCACAGTACGGGCGATTGAACTGTTGGAAGAATTTGGGATGGAGACACCTGATGGTTTTGTCCAACCGCCTAAAGGCGCATTGACTAGAAGTACTGTCAATTATTATTTGAAAACCTGGGGGTACGACACTGAACGTATGACTAGGCAACCGCCTGCGGTGCGTTTTCAAGCAGAATACAGCAACGAGTGTTGGCATTTCGACCTCAGCCCATCCGATCTCAAACACGTAAAACAGCCATCATGGGTGGAACCGGGTAAGGGTAATCCACTACTGATGCTGTACAGCATTGTTGATGACCGTAGCGGTGTATGTTACCAGGAATACCACTGTGTTTATGGGGAGGATGTGGAAGCTGCATTGCGTTTCTTATTTAATGCGATGACGGTGAAAACAACTGATGGATTTCCCTTTCATGGGATTCCAGAAATGATTTACACCGACAACGGACCAATTGCTAAAAGCCACGTATTTCAAAACGTGATGGATTGCCTGAGAATCAATCTTGTCACCCACATGCCTGCGGGTAAAGATGGTCGCAGGGTAACAGCTCGCTCCAAGGGCAAAGTGGAAAGACCTTTTCGGACGGTCAAAGAAGCTCACGAGACTCTGTATCACTTTCACGAACCCGAAAGCGACGTTGAAGCTAACTTGTGGTTACGCCAGTATTTGTTGCATTACAACGACAAACCACACCGCATAGAACCGCATTCGCGGATAGAAGATTGGTTGCGAAATATACCAAAGTCTGGTTTACGTTCAATGTGTAGTTGGGAGCGATTCTGTAACTTTGCCCGCGAACCACAACGTAGAAAGGTTGGGTCAGATGCCAGAGTATCAATTGAGGGCGTAGCTTACGAGGTAGAGCCAGACTTGGCTGGTGAAACCGTCGTCCTTTGGTGGGGTTTATTTGACAACGAGCTATACGTTGAGTTTAGCGATCGCCGCTACGGGCCATTTTACCCGGTTGATGGGCCCATCCCACTACATCGCTATCGCAAACACAAGAAAACTAAAACCGAAGAACGGGCAGATAAAATTGCCGATTTAGCTAAAAAGTTGGGCTTGCCACGGACAGCTTTAGACAAAAACGCGGATCTACAATTTCTGGTGGATAAGTACAAGGAACTTACGCCAACCATCACACCTTTTAATGACCCCGACCCATACCAAGAATTTACTTATCCCACTGTACTGTTTGCTAAAAGGGCGATTTCCGATTATCTGGCTAAACCGTTGGCTAAATTGTCTACTGAACAGTTGGTATTTATTGATGCATTGCTAGCTGAGACTTTGACTAAAAAAGTGATTATTGAACGAGTGCGGCAGTATTTCCACTCAAATAAAGGAGGGGAACACAATGCTCACTGAAGTTATGGAACATTTTCGGTTGGTTAGGGAATTCCCCAAGGCTGGGTACTACGAGACGGAACACCAAAAGCAAATGTTCAAGGATATTAAAGTCGCAATTCATTCAGGGAAGTTGGTTGCTATCACGGGAATTATTGGCTGTGGCAAGACAACCACCTTGCGACGTTTGTTTGAGGTTTTGGAGAAGGAAGGCAAGATTTTAGTCTCAAAGTCCCTTTCTGTCGATAAAGATCGGGCGACTCTACCAACACTAATTGCTGCCTTATTCTACGATTTATCCACAGATAAGGAAATTAAAATCCCAAAAGACGGCGAAAAACGGGAACGGGAACTGCGCGACCTGATTAGAAAAGGTAAAAAGCCGGTGGCACTGTTTGTTGATGAGGCTCATGACCTACACTACAGCACTTTAACGGGACTTAAACGTTTAATCGAGGTAGTTGAAGATGGTGGTGGCACACTTTCAGTGGTATTAGCTGGTCATCCCAAATTGAAAAATGATTTACGCCGTCCCACTATGGAAGAAATTGGGTATCGGGCAACGGTCTTCTCCTTGGAGGGTATTGTTGGTAGCCAGCGAGAATATATTGAATGGTTAGTATCTAAATGCATTGTTGAAGATACCCAAATAAGTGACATATTGTCGGCGGAAGCCATTGATTTACTTGCCATGCGCTTGAGGACACCTCTGCAAATCGAGCAACATTTGACACTCGCATTCGAGGCTGCATACCTCTTTGGGGAAAAACCTATCACTACGGCGATTATTGAGTCCGTTTTATCTAAGCAAATTGATGACTTAGAACCCACCTTAACCCGTCATGGTTATGACGTGAGGGGCTTGGCGGAACAGTTTAATGCTAAACCTGCTGAAATTAAATTGCTGTTTCGCGGACAACTCGATCCAGCGCGATCGCGTGAATTACAGGAACAAATGCTAGCGGCTGGGTTGCCGCTTTGAGTGGATTAAAAACGCAAGAAAAATGGAAGTATTTATAGTTGCAAATAATCCTGGTTGAAACCGATGATTGCAGGTTGGTTGCATTTAATCCTGGTTCAGTTGCAATTAATCCTGGCTGAAGCGTAATTATAGTTGCAGTTAATCCTGGTTTGAAAATGTCTTGATTGCAGGTTTGAGCGATTAGTATTGCAGGTCGTTACAACTAAGCAACTTCTGTGATGCCGTGTCTTACATGAAACTCGAAAGCCAAGCATGATTGGAAAGGTGTAACTTCGCACCACTGTTGCGCGGTTGCACCTCTTTTCTGGGTGTGGGTTCGTACAGATGAGCAATCCTGGTAGTTCAGGTCGCGCTTGCTCATTTGACCCCAGAACCACCATACCAAGAGGTATTGCTGTTATCTCTAAGACTGCTAAATGCTGCTCAAACGTCCGCTTTTCGTCAAAGATGGAACAGCAATACTGGTAGGTTTTAAAGATGAAAAAGTCATTCGAGAAAAATTAGGGCTTTAGTAGCCAAACCCTTATCCCCAGACCCATCCAACTAAATCGGCAAAACCCTCAATGATGAGGCCTTAATTTATAGAAGTGGTGGACAGCAAGCGCAATAACAAACGGCAAAATGTTTTTTGGACGTTCTGCACTTCTCTCGGCTCTATCTCTCAGTAACAACTCTACGATACTGCTACAACACTTCTGCCATAATGAGCTGTTGTTACTGTATTGCGGCAGCGGTGAAGATAGATCGGCACGGCAAAGCTAAAGTTTTAAAACAGGAAGAAATCCAACGCCTTTTCACCGAGGGGCTTGTAAGCCTGCGAGATCGCACATTATGCGCGGTGATGCTGTACACAGCTTGCCGCGTCAAAGAATGTGTCACCTTGAAAATCAGGGATGTTTACGACAGCAAGGGACGGGTGAGACCAGAGTTGATTTTCCGCAAAGGCAACA
This genomic interval from Tolypothrix sp. PCC 7712 contains the following:
- a CDS encoding ATP-binding protein encodes the protein MIAEDLGRLFEIGFNVGILAYIQQNQLNHRFGDLYQCDLQALRFPQLHRRIVDRANVINDSDSKIIAKWSIFFLQKGFLSGLNFFREYLESTGWKQRKLEILYYQCNFCDDNSLGTLVKGEEQVFRDILSQLGDIKVDIGRYKQQGEFLRADTLMLLHNGKQFRILSVDLSVFSIKSAEDIKDLNNVEVIRQLLLSEISYLRSKSVFSGLSIDTGTDTTKLGLTFSEGIARYFTAFKRKDKESVKLIQAASYAHSFYEFLRQHSFLQEADPVMFNIMGYTDRGVSAMSVNQKNLDILNTCHRIYKQQQSGQAIAEARQQVLRIIKRKAAESFVNGKTFINSLLAVPPDTTTLVTHQERVTGFFNSSGEVPPQLMAQLGLSGSLDLRSAHTALIKTALTNDNPYLFLTGNPGIGKTTTIVEFLKQHLDDGFLFFYVSPRKNVNKDVIEKFKSQPGESLGGSIAAPLENHGLFCINTNADIIQANGGHCTVQYFSDLREGDFTEQAVHFIDGQALIERSLSTSQRLQRKMEDLIQDAGEQTKGVLDSICEAIYTIIDRQLSNNIVATISLQSLKKTGNGQDTLRHFEKIFRNAYNQSEGSVIPDQMKKISQRIKHIFIMVDEITGDHSGVEFLNRISSILRQYELTNSQYGFNTKIIVADASIVDPDVIQQHLSTTVSEPDKIFYRRASDNDSPLSVQTFKFKGLGATVINSNSYPARSLNITYKVFIDSFKFSNSAFLEKNNSLVNRVQAEIAEDINSFLDNPEAGQLIVYIQDKQRLKELTEYLKKHRRNFQLFTDYLEIHANISEQEKEEIQKCNTEVKVVFMTASASRGLSFPKAKHILVDIPRFAIEQNLMEIIQVIYRGRGNYLEDGITKTLDNEEKDLILYLSERAVYYADDPELSLQESVLSLVNILLIFKTSVMTRISGSGQIGKDHFMMIPIGGKSVFAAGETFTGKISGLIKELKKEHIRRRSDKLLKEVYTSLEQLLGRVKIILSDLDNSPPTQTLSYLSMRESFADQFVKLVSSGLDQLLSFGPVEASHISGSMLVVSLANKALQENYEMRLEQELKPYANNELLKKLYSINSNQAYPENLRSASFGAIELVNLLGKQMRRTQWFEQNSQRFDQYYAIPLFIFTSNEAIKDYFSRGVEEPDGESFRDILAEYIRCMFPVDNILPIGSQYGEFPFVVFRSYSLGEIRHKLFTDKQLLTSNELNILNLILSQED
- a CDS encoding recombinase family protein, coding for MLIGYARISTDDQNLNLQMDALQFAGCEKIYSDRISGAKAARPGLTLALEVARTGDVLVVWRLDRLGRSLKDLIETMETLGQRGIGLSSLQESITTTNSSGRLIFHLFGALAEFERNLIRERTTAGLIAARKRGHKGGRPKALDPAKRQLAVKLYTEKQHTIIEICKLMGISKPTLYNYIAEINT
- a CDS encoding ExeA family protein; translated protein: MLTEVMEHFRLVREFPKAGYYETEHQKQMFKDIKVAIHSGKLVAITGIIGCGKTTTLRRLFEVLEKEGKILVSKSLSVDKDRATLPTLIAALFYDLSTDKEIKIPKDGEKRERELRDLIRKGKKPVALFVDEAHDLHYSTLTGLKRLIEVVEDGGGTLSVVLAGHPKLKNDLRRPTMEEIGYRATVFSLEGIVGSQREYIEWLVSKCIVEDTQISDILSAEAIDLLAMRLRTPLQIEQHLTLAFEAAYLFGEKPITTAIIESVLSKQIDDLEPTLTRHGYDVRGLAEQFNAKPAEIKLLFRGQLDPARSRELQEQMLAAGLPL
- a CDS encoding DDE-type integrase/transposase/recombinase; protein product: MPTEALINLRHRLDGLPSRCQERRILIEETAALYGVSTDTLYRALRNSSRPKSINRSDSGTPRKLSLSEMERYCEVIAAMKIRTSNKKGRHVSTVRAIELLEEFGMETPDGFVQPPKGALTRSTVNYYLKTWGYDTERMTRQPPAVRFQAEYSNECWHFDLSPSDLKHVKQPSWVEPGKGNPLLMLYSIVDDRSGVCYQEYHCVYGEDVEAALRFLFNAMTVKTTDGFPFHGIPEMIYTDNGPIAKSHVFQNVMDCLRINLVTHMPAGKDGRRVTARSKGKVERPFRTVKEAHETLYHFHEPESDVEANLWLRQYLLHYNDKPHRIEPHSRIEDWLRNIPKSGLRSMCSWERFCNFAREPQRRKVGSDARVSIEGVAYEVEPDLAGETVVLWWGLFDNELYVEFSDRRYGPFYPVDGPIPLHRYRKHKKTKTEERADKIADLAKKLGLPRTALDKNADLQFLVDKYKELTPTITPFNDPDPYQEFTYPTVLFAKRAISDYLAKPLAKLSTEQLVFIDALLAETLTKKVIIERVRQYFHSNKGGEHNAH